The Xyrauchen texanus isolate HMW12.3.18 chromosome 17, RBS_HiC_50CHRs, whole genome shotgun sequence DNA window atttaaacacattaatgCTAACAcaaatgtgtatgtgagtgtttaaTAGGATTTTCCAAATACGTGTAATTAACAGTttgaatatgttttatgtttataatcATCTTCCATGAATCTTTCCAGTGATTAAAGGTGTCCTTTGGCTCCATGTAATTTTGTACACCTACCAATTTTCCAGTTTCAACAAACTAATGTCTGGATAATTTTACCTTTAGTTTCtaaggaaaatattattaaaatagtaaATCAAATATATGATCAGATATCACATTTATATTGCATGTGTTTATTTAACAGACACTTTATCTAAAGCAActtataggtatatatatatacatcatgtatgttccctgggaatcaaacccatgaccttcaCATCACTAGCAtgatgctctatcagttgagctatatCTGGATTATTTATCATTCATCATGATTGTTCATTACACTTTTGAGTGCATGAGAACATTAAGCAATGCAAGTTCTCGTGTGAACATGCAAgccactgtgaatgagcttctaGCATAGTGCTAATTAATGCACAACAGACATTAAGActttcataaatattatttacattttgggtcatatgccttcagaagacttggaatatgatacaCAAGTTACATGTCcacttttttaaacttttgtgtgctttttaagcttatttactgccattgtattgaaaagacggacCACGATTTCCTGTAAACATTTCCTTTTCTGTTCTGCATAAGACTgaaaaaatcatatgggtttggaaccatAGATATCAAAACATAGGTTCCTCATTTGGCCGGTCAACCCCTTCTCAATCTCgtgtcactttctttcttctgctgaacacaaacaaatattttatgaaggatatatgatgtGTTCTTTCCATTCAATGTAAATCATCCTCCGAAAAGGACATAGAATTAAGCATAAAGATAATTCATCTGTCATCTGAAGCGTTACAATCAGTTTTcccaaatgtaactcctttttcactataaatcttgacatcagccgCCTCCTTAGCACATTGATGAgagaagctcgattacactttgtAGCAATTGACCTACACTACCGGTAaatagttttgaaacacttactcattctatattttagatatatatatatatatattacacattttagaataatagtaatgtcatcaaactatggaataacataaatggaattatgtgaattatgttgtgactaaacaaaatccaaaataaattaaaactgtgttatattttagcatcttcaaagtagtcaccatttgcctagaatttgcagacatgtactcttgacattttctcaacaaacttctgggatgctttttaaacagtattgaaggagttcccatctatgttgggtttttattggctgcttttcttaattatttggtccatTTTATCAATttctaaaactttttttaaataaaattttagttatatagttaaataaattaatatgttggcacaattttatttttgtctacaaaacaaatttcaaacatttaagcagatcaaaagatttttaagatcatgagaaacatttcagtcaagtgtttcaataGTTTTGACTGGTATGTGCAGAGCACTGTTCACACACTCTGTGCATTTGTCAAGCTCAGGGTTTTGCACTTGAGTTTCTCTCACTTCCACTTTAAACTCTCAATTTCACTATATTTCTGAGCATATTTTCAACACTTGAAAAATACAGCTAaacctgtatacacacacactgaatgtaATTCAGATAAAATAATAACAGCAATGATAAGCCATAAAAAATCTGTTTGTATATAGTAGTATAATTGAAGAACACAAATAAGAAAGCTAATGAATATACAACAAAAATCAAGAGGTGAAGTAATAGAGAACTTagttgagagaaagagaaattcaatttttaaatatttaggggGTCTAGAAAATGATTCAAACAAAGTAACATCGCATAAGAGCATGTGTACTCTCGACCAGAGCAATATACTCTACAGTCATTTGGCCCTGCCCTTTAATTACACAATaatgcagaacaaagaaagctCATAAAATGTGAGAATTATATTTGACATTTCTGAGTTCTTTATAACCATCATATTTCCTTCAATTAGATTCCAAGAACATTTCCAATACCGTGGAAATGAACGCAAGCAATCCTCTATTTCATATTGAACCTTGAGTGTTTCAGATATAAAGTtgtcttttattgttattattgaacATGGTTTGACAATGATTTCTTTAAATGGCACATTTAACAACCAGTCATTTCTATTATGACTTACAGCAAATGCTAAAAGTTAACTGCCACATAATTAAAGCGGATTACCACATTTAACAGTTGACCATAAACCTTTAAATCTGTAAAAAGAAatcattcttcattattatatGATAACTGTTATCACAGAATTTTCTACCACAACAAAGCTCAAAACTTCCTCATTGCTTGTCCATCAGCTGCTTAAATCACTTACCTTTACCATTTTGTAGTACTTTATGTCAAAGTTTTGAACAGACTGACCCATACAGTACAAGTGTTTTGCCATTCCTGCCAATACTGGAGATGTCATGAGGAAAAGCCACAAATGAAATGtcaatataataatgttttacaatgtcaagtcaagttttatGATTATATTCTTTTTACAGGAGACCAAAGACTTATACATTCATTTTTGGAGATTGTGCAAAATGTGCTATAAACTGGTTAGTGCAATGTACAGCCGTGGTCAAATATATTGgcaattacatacattttgtgtttcgcaaagttttctgcttcagttgttgtggtgttgattcaaattgttcacaaaaaaataactttatcacaaaaacccaaatgtcactgttttttgACCCTGGCATAAAATGGCCAGCTAACATAACTTCACTAATagcagcagcacctgggaaagtgtgaatgagtattAGTCAGGtaaaatcactctatcattctcattggattataagagcggaatgattgctataaaaggtgggaagaagtgcttccaatcattgtgttcttgttagcaatggttacctctaaagaaagacgtgcagccatcatcatcaaaatggcctcacatgcaaggaaattgcagcAAAGAATATTGTACCTggaagaaccatttaccagatcatcaagaaatTCAAGGAGAGAGGTTAAACTGCAgagaagaaggcttcaggacgtcccagattgTCCAGCAGGTAATGGAGCTTCTCTCCAAGATAAacttcaaggacagactgaaattctgcaggatgTACAAGGATTGGatagcagaagactggtgcaaaaatattttctctaatgaagcccccttccgactgattgggacatctggaaactcgatagtccggagaagaaaaggtgaacgctaccatgaggcctgtgtcgtgccaacagtgaagcatcctgagaccatccatgtgtggagatgctttttatccaaggGAGTGTacgctctcacaattctgcccaaaaacactgccgtgaataaagaatggtatcaaaatgtcctgcaaaagcaacttctcccaatgatccaggagcaatttggtgattatccatgcattttccagcatgatggagcaccatgtcacaaggcaagagtgataatgaaatggcacggagatcattacattgaaattttggatccgtggccaggcaagtccccggatcttaaccccatagagaacctgtggtcaatcctcaaaagaaaAGTGGACAGGCAGAAGTCCACAAATTGTGATTaactcagagcactaataaggcaagaatggatcgccatcagtcaggatttcaagctgatatggagtggtggtggtgtagtggtctaagtacataactggtaatctggtaatcagaaggatgctggttcaagccccacagccaccaccattgtgtccttgagtaaggcacttaactccaggttgctccgggggggggattgtccctgtaataaggactgtaagttgatttggataaaagtgtctgccaaatgcataaataaaaatatccagcatgccagagtgaattgcagtcCTTTCaaaacttatgaaacgcttatcattgttttccagtataccatagaaacatgttaaaaaatgatCCACAAATACTGAagtagcaaactttgcaaaacacaaaatgtatttcactgccaatacttttagcCATGGCTGTAGGCTTATGTGATGCAGATTAATATATTAGCAACATATTCTATACCAGACATTTCATAACCTTTTAATCCCATAAGTATTAACATTATATTTGCATATTAATATCCAACAATAGTAATTCTACAAATGAAATGTCTAAaattcttaatatttcctttcaaaaacattttatgttgagCAGATCTACTAAAAAGAAACCATTTAAGATTCtagaattaatttgttttaagtAAAAGAGAGATTACAATCACATTGATGTGTTTGCTTTGTGAACTTGAATGATGCCATGTGCCTCGAAGTAGGCACAGCCTTCTTCGACAAAAAATGCTTGAAAGTGGGCAGATCAAAGAAGATCATTTCAGATTGTCAATCATTACATTTTAGAACTTCACATATATGAGGTGACTTATGATTTCAACTGATCATTTCCATTAAGGCAACAGCCGAGATGATTATCCAGGTAAGTTGGAATATTTAATTTGACTGATTATAGGAATTGCATTTCTGTTtgagatttatttattaaatcaaatactttttgaatttttaatgtattgttgtctgaataaaaaattaaaaaaatgtcataaaatatacCCTAATTAGCTGAACTGCAATCACGACTCATGAAGCATGACAGATGATGGAGACATTGCTGTTGTTGGCATTGGATGCCATTTTCCTGGAGGTAAATGTTTGTTTAACAGTGtgcagtattttattaatattatgaatCTTGTATCATTATAATGTGTTACTTTAGACAGTGTACTATTGGACTTCAGCAGCTTTGGACTTCATTTTCAGATATCATTTTCCCATTGTATATTCTGTTTCAGGTGAAGGACTTGAACATTTCTGGAAGGTCCTACTTCAGGGCAAGAATTGTACAGTGCAAATACCAAATGAAAGGTTTGAACTCTCTGAGTGGTATGATCCAGATGACAGTAAGGCAGGAAGATCACGCACAGCGAAAGCAGCACTTATTGATGGGTAAGAATTCAAATCATATTGCCTTAAAAGAATGTTCTGGTTCAGTACAAGTgaagctcatttgacagcatttgtggaataaagttgattatcaaaaaaattaaacttgacacgtccctctttttctttaaaaaaacagaaaagcaaaaatcaaggttacagtgcggcacttacaatggaagtttttACAATTGTAAGTGTTTAAACACAGAAGTGTGaagcttataactttataaaagcacttacatgaattcttctgttaaaacttgtgtattatttgagctgtaaagtataaattgtcatttttacagtcgttttagggtttgttgacattacaatgtcatggtaatgaagttgtaaaactggctataacttcacacagaaatggctagtaagtgattttatctgactaaaataatgttaacatgcatattgttaatgtcttgtggcaTCTTGAACTACGCATTCTGATATCAATCAGCCAATGGGGCTAAAGACATACTTTGTCCCTCATTGTCATATGCACAGAGCAATACATAAaatcaaatagaaaataaatgcaaaaaagaaaaatacagaaataaaatgtaataaatactaaaatgtacaaacaaaaatgaatacagaaattATTAATGGAGGGatcaatattataaataatttgtttttttattttaattctcaAATATTCAAAATTATAAAGTGAATGCTTCAAAACAttcattgaaatacattttattatcataCCCGAATTCCCAAAGCAATAATTCTTAATCTTTACTTTTTATCTTgtgtagtttaaatgagtttgacCACAAGTTCTTTGGCATCACTGAAGCTGAATCAATAAACATGGACCCTCAACACAAACTTCTGCTGAAGTGCACATACAGAGCACTAGAGGATGCTGGAATGCCAATGGAAAAGGCCAGTGGAACTAGAACAGGAGTGTTTTTGGGTAACATGACCTATCTAATTAATACATCCACCTGTAAAATTGCTGTTTATTGTCTGAAGATTTTGGAATCGCTTATTATACTCACAGTCTCAACAATTGCACTTGTGTCATAATTCGTGTTACAAAagggaataaaataaatgtttgccaTGACAATCATgaattgtaaataaaacaaatatgtgtcaggggtttttcaagacattaattattaaattatgttctaaagttaacaaaaacaaaataataatgataaatcacTGTTTCCAACACCTAgtttaacatgacatttttctTTCAGGTCTAATGAACAGAGACTTTGAGTTGAGCAGTATAAAGGTCAGCCCAAAACACATAAACCACTCCTTTGGTACTGGTAGTGCTATGAGCATAGCTGCCAACCGCATCTCCTACATATTCAACTTTACTGGTCCCTCAATTTCCATTGACTGTGCCTGTTCCTCATCACTTGTTGCCCTTCATTTAGCCTGTCAAGCCATAAGACAAGGtagttttttaaaatattaaataaattatggaCAAACATTTATCTTTAGTTTTGAAACAACACTTTATGTTAATACTAAATAATTATAAAGGATTGTCACATTCCACTTTTGAAATACTGAATtgttactttaaaggaatattttggattAAATTCTACTGCACACTAGCAgcaccaaatgaaattgcaagaataatgattgttttcaaactcGTCTTTGCCTCAGATGGCTGTGAAATGGCAATGTGTGGAGGTGTGACTTGCATATTAGAGCCAACTGTCTTTGTGGCTCTCACCAAGGCAAAGATGATCTCCCCTGATGGCACCAGTAAACCCTTTAGTAACAAAGCAGATGGCTATGGAAGAGGTGAAGGCTGTGGAGTTATTCTgctaaaacctttgaaaaaagtaaatcaaaatgatttcataaaattattttgctTCACACAAAGACATAATGAAATTCACCATTTGAAAACTACTCCAACCAACAACTTTGTTATCTGTATTCTCATAGGCTCTCCAAGACTACGATCATATTTGGGGCATCATCAGCAAAACTGCAGTTAACCAAGATGGCCACACTGTTACCCCAATCACCAAGCCATCCATGCTACAGCAGGAGGAGCTGCTTAGAAAAATCTATTCAAAAGATTCTGACCTGACTAGTGTTCAGTACATTGAAGCTCATGGGACTGGGACTCCAGTTGGAGATCCAATAGAGGCAGGTAGTATCTCAAAAGTCATTGCCAAAACGAGACCTCATGAGACAGGACCTCTCCTCATTGGTTCTGTTAAGAGCAATATTGGACACACAGAATCTGCAGCAGGAGTTGCTGGGCTCATAAAGGTTCTCTTGATGATGAAACATGAAACCGTTGTGCCTTCAGTGTTCTATTCACCAGAAAACTCCAGCATAGATGCTAAATCTCTCAATCTAAAAATCCCAACAACAGCAGAGAAATGGGTCAGTGATGGCAATGGGAGGACTGCAGGAATCAATAACTTTGGGTTTGGTGGAACAAATGCACATGCAATTGTCAGACAGTATGTGCAGTCAAAAAAAACAAGTGCTCAGCTCAGTAAATCACATCAGTATTTTGTGCTTTCTGCAGCCTCAGAAAAATCcatgaaaaatataattgaagACACTGCTAAACagataaatgaacaaaacatatcAGATCTACAGGCTTTAGTGTACACATCTGCCTGTCGAAGGAGTCACTTGAAACACAAATATAGGAAAGTCTTTCAGACATCATCCTTGACAGATCTAAAAGAGAGACTGACTTCTGCTCTGGAGAAAAATTTTAAACTATCAAAGCCAGACTCCAAGttagtttttgtcttttgtggAAATGGTGTGGCGTATCGTGGTATGTGCAAGCAGCTCCTCAAAATGGAACCTGTTTTCAGACAAGAAGTCATTAAGATTGAAACTATGATGCAAAGCTACAGAAGTTTGAACCTGATAGAGAGGTTGGAAAGTGAATCTGACACCAGTGATGATTTCTCTGATCCACAGATTGTCCAGCCTCTCTTGTTTGCTATTCAGGTTGCTCttgctattcttttgaaacactGGGGCATAAGTCCTGATGCTGTTCTCGGGCACTCCATTGGAGAGGTCGCTGCAGCTCATTGCTCTGGTTTGTTGTCACTTGAGGATGCAGTAAAGGTCATCCACTATCGCAGTTCTCTGCAAAGCACTGTGACAGGAGGGAAAATGCTTGTTGTCAGTAATATGGCTGTGACTGAAGTCTTGAAAAACCTTCCATCTTACTCAGGAAGGGTTTGTCTGGCTGCTTTCAACAGCCCACAGTCATGCACCCTTTCAGGAGAGGCAGATGACATTGACAGGTTGCATCAAAATTTGAGCAACTCACCCAGAGGAAAAGATCTGTTCCTCCGCATTCTAGATGTACCTGCTGCATATCATAGCCACATGATGGATCCCATTGTATCCAGAGTGAAGGAGAGCATAGGCTCATTACATGCACACAGTTTGGAGACAGAATTGTTCTCAACAGTGACAGGTGAAAGTTCATGTTCCTCCGATTTTATTACTGGTGAATACTGGGCAAGAAATATCCGGGAGCCAGTTGCATTTGAACAAGCTGTAAGGTCAGCAGCTAAAAACAAGAGGAATGTGATCTTTGTTGAGATTGGTCCAAGAAGATCTCTTCAGAGGTACATCACTGAGACTCTGGGAAATGATGTTACTGTGCTTCCCTCAGTGCAACCAGATAACGATCATGAGACAATGCTTGCTAATGTGTCCAAACTGTTTGAGCTCGGGGTCAGTGTGGACTGGGAAATGTTCTACAAAGGTTTTGAAACTGAACCAATTCCCTTCCCGAGGTACCACTTTGACAGTGTGAGAAGAGATGTCTTTCCTTCTACTTTGCAGTTGGTTGGTGCCATCAGAAACCATCCAGTAATTACACAAACAAGTTCAGACAGCCCAGTGTTCAACTGTGATTTATCCTCTGATTCAGTTGCGTTCCTGCAGGACCACAAACATAATGGTATTGCCATCATACCAGGGGCATTTTATTCAGAGTTGGGTTTAGCAGCTGTCATGACATATGTAAAACCTAAGGTTCCACTCAGTTCACTGCAGCTCAGCATCACATTTAAGAGTCCATTCGTATTCACTCCGAATGCACCAGACATAAAAATACAGCTGGATCCATCAGACAATTCAAGagagaaaacatttaatttcaaaattcAATCTACCTCTGCAATCTATGCATCTGGCTTAGTAGAAGCAAAACCCGGCAGAGTACCTGAAGAGCAGTTCATTTCCCTGGACTCTGTTTTCAAAAGATGCACATTCATCATGAGTACTGAGCAGCTTTACAAACACCTTAATCAGACAGGATTTGAGTATGGCTCTGTCTTCCGAAATAAGGCAGATGTTTATTGTGGAGAAGAATTTAGGGAGTGTATATCTTTTCTGAGAATCCCAAAGGAATTATTACCCGAGCTTCATGACTATTACATTCATCCCGTGGTCTTAGATTATGT harbors:
- the LOC127658337 gene encoding uncharacterized protein LOC127658337, which translates into the protein MTDDGDIAVVGIGCHFPGGEGLEHFWKVLLQGKNCTVQIPNERFELSEWYDPDDSKAGRSRTAKAALIDGLNEFDHKFFGITEAESINMDPQHKLLLKCTYRALEDAGMPMEKASGTRTGVFLGLMNRDFELSSIKVSPKHINHSFGTGSAMSIAANRISYIFNFTGPSISIDCACSSSLVALHLACQAIRQDGCEMAMCGGVTCILEPTVFVALTKAKMISPDGTSKPFSNKADGYGRGEGCGVILLKPLKKALQDYDHIWGIISKTAVNQDGHTVTPITKPSMLQQEELLRKIYSKDSDLTSVQYIEAHGTGTPVGDPIEAGSISKVIAKTRPHETGPLLIGSVKSNIGHTESAAGVAGLIKVLLMMKHETVVPSVFYSPENSSIDAKSLNLKIPTTAEKWVSDGNGRTAGINNFGFGGTNAHAIVRQYVQSKKTSAQLSKSHQYFVLSAASEKSMKNIIEDTAKQINEQNISDLQALVYTSACRRSHLKHKYRKVFQTSSLTDLKERLTSALEKNFKLSKPDSKLVFVFCGNGVAYRGMCKQLLKMEPVFRQEVIKIETMMQSYRSLNLIERLESESDTSDDFSDPQIVQPLLFAIQVALAILLKHWGISPDAVLGHSIGEVAAAHCSGLLSLEDAVKVIHYRSSLQSTVTGGKMLVVSNMAVTEVLKNLPSYSGRVCLAAFNSPQSCTLSGEADDIDRLHQNLSNSPRGKDLFLRILDVPAAYHSHMMDPIVSRVKESIGSLHAHSLETELFSTVTGESSCSSDFITGEYWARNIREPVAFEQAVRSAAKNKRNVIFVEIGPRRSLQRYITETLGNDVTVLPSVQPDNDHETMLANVSKLFELGVSVDWEMFYKGFETEPIPFPRYHFDSVRRDVFPSTLQLVGAIRNHPVITQTSSDSPVFNCDLSSDSVAFLQDHKHNGIAIIPGAFYSELGLAAVMTYVKPKVPLSSLQLSITFKSPFVFTPNAPDIKIQLDPSDNSREKTFNFKIQSTSAIYASGLVEAKPGRVPEEQFISLDSVFKRCTFIMSTEQLYKHLNQTGFEYGSVFRNKADVYCGEEFRECISFLRIPKELLPELHDYYIHPVVLDYVMQLITGTIIQGHSPRPHFPAQIGGLTVFEPLQEEMVVYLRAMHMGEDYFEICGCLTNKQGKVLIELRHVKIRMLGSHYRVVEEYFYHNSFSIISEDATPDKSIKALVFSDEVGISEALQMYLDPTSRDISSSHSNTLLECGLEPVLSKLKISNVKKNFQEILFLWGVADLTLYKSEVVLDSMAGCCEIFRKITGYLKVIKFPGVIRVITHRSSESLVDYISPGFVLLGMTRACAAELSELSFQLIDLGSVSSEDISALAEVLRSYPCSKYPELVVKDGKILKPEITHTPLPVVENSARSIDMLHDDVFILQTSDPYTMTNLSATQMDKSLEPIPGESIEVHLSKICVHSSDYFPVSISDFKYGQTMYWNKHTTQNHKILAFDCSGIVTAVGKDVGKLKVGDHIVSCYPVAATSKVVLPASVCYKTKKLSFLKDIPCVSYMVLAWEILHGALPKVKQPKKLCIFSLVPDSALVKVLTSTAKRSGWNVRLSTQADQMSCDLSEVDGAVIFPPFNEKTIEKVNNVTGIKDIVLVYDNQPNFTVNPKTYRGTNYKVHIHFLFMSRIMQQSYLQVQIPKMYRWLKSLHLSGKSLALDTTTFQKVKSKDSELLSVYESESYFTCQIMPIIILNSDPKNQLSDIPVMPKQSLFQKNAVYVVTGGLTGLGFETVKFIAQKGGNIVILSRSNPSPEIQEEIKNLSNHFGSVIKSLQCDVSLFEQVQQAIANIGKLLPSSPIKGVFHSAVVLHDGLIENLDKSLYEKVMRPKVNGVLNLHHATEHCNLDYFVCYSSISAFIGNASQTNYAAANTFMDTFCQYRRNLGLSGQSINWGALNLGLLLNKVHFQRFLEEKGIMLLEVPEILEGLEQCLLINKPQQVVCKFNFKNNWNNVLSQNKSLNARLFKLIEEAMKNANLTIARPEQPITSPLEYVRYMISETIGIAIDELNDDMHLFNLGIDSMLAMTLQNVIFKERAVNIPLVTLLDPNSTLSTLIKILEGNCVGEYQSEDGSTSTYL